The Kaustia mangrovi genome has a segment encoding these proteins:
- a CDS encoding ABC transporter permease has product MWIYFLRRTVLAIAIVAIAVTLLRVMIHAVPGDPAVMMLGPRATPALIAEFREKMGLNEPFHVQMVTFFANLLKGDMGTDVFTGRSVTQIVMEQLPYTVELIFTSVGWAALIGIPLGCYSAIRRNTLFDKITGIASVGTISIPSFVMALYALLIFAVGLGWLPAVGAGEGTLGDRLHHLILPSLAVGIPWVGYTARIVRASMLEVLGENHVRMARAFGLPEMRIIFRYALPIAILPTITLLGVGVAYLLSAAVFAEVIFARPGIGSLIVNAVDERNYPIVMGCVLVTTVLIVAATMISDFVNALLDPRAREGL; this is encoded by the coding sequence ATGTGGATCTACTTCCTGCGAAGAACGGTGCTGGCGATCGCCATCGTGGCGATCGCCGTCACCCTGCTCAGGGTCATGATCCATGCGGTTCCGGGCGACCCGGCCGTGATGATGCTCGGCCCCCGCGCCACGCCGGCGCTGATCGCGGAGTTCCGCGAGAAGATGGGGCTCAACGAGCCGTTCCATGTGCAGATGGTGACCTTCTTCGCCAATCTGCTGAAAGGCGACATGGGCACGGACGTCTTCACCGGCCGGTCGGTGACGCAGATCGTGATGGAACAGCTTCCCTACACGGTCGAGCTGATCTTCACCTCGGTGGGCTGGGCGGCGCTCATCGGCATTCCGCTGGGGTGCTATTCCGCGATCCGCCGCAACACGCTGTTCGACAAGATCACCGGCATCGCCTCGGTCGGCACCATCTCCATCCCCTCCTTCGTCATGGCGCTCTATGCGCTCCTCATCTTCGCGGTGGGGCTCGGCTGGCTGCCGGCCGTCGGCGCCGGCGAGGGAACCCTCGGGGACCGGCTGCATCATCTGATCCTGCCCTCGCTCGCCGTCGGCATCCCCTGGGTCGGCTATACCGCGCGGATCGTGCGCGCCTCCATGCTGGAGGTCCTGGGCGAGAACCATGTGCGCATGGCGCGCGCCTTCGGCCTGCCGGAGATGCGGATCATCTTCCGCTACGCCCTGCCCATCGCCATCCTGCCGACCATCACGCTGCTCGGCGTCGGCGTGGCCTATCTCCTGTCGGCGGCGGTGTTCGCGGAGGTGATCTTCGCGCGCCCCGGCATCGGCTCGCTGATCGTCAACGCGGTCGACGAGCGCAACTACCCCATCGTCATGGGCTGCGTGCTGGTCACGACCGTCCTCATCGTGGCCGCCACCATGATCTCCGACTTCGTCAACGCGCTGCTCGACCCGCGCGCGCGGGAGGGGCTGTAG
- a CDS encoding ABC transporter permease, which yields MSTVEDSTARRGRIAGEGAFVQHLRQLSRDQLGMLGLILVLIIVLGAIFADWIVPYDPLKIYAGPRLAPPSWEHWFGTDQLGRDVLSRVIAGGRVALQVAIATLAAALSVGLLLGLIAGYGPRWLDNALLLLFDAVRSFPIIIFALAVVTLIGPSLYTVILVVAITSIPNYARIVRTQTQAMRTNEFILAERAMGAGPARILAIHILPNVIGPLLILASMDVPLVISVEAGLSFLGMGVKPPTPSWGTILNDGYSYIRNSPWPVIAGGIPIILVTLGFTFLGEALRDIFDPKLRKDL from the coding sequence ATGAGCACCGTCGAGGACAGCACCGCGAGACGGGGCCGGATCGCCGGCGAGGGCGCCTTCGTCCAGCATCTGCGCCAGCTCTCGCGCGACCAGCTCGGCATGCTGGGCCTCATCCTCGTGCTCATCATCGTGCTGGGCGCGATCTTCGCCGACTGGATCGTGCCCTACGACCCGCTGAAGATCTATGCCGGCCCGCGGCTCGCGCCGCCCTCCTGGGAGCACTGGTTCGGCACCGACCAGCTCGGCCGCGACGTCCTCTCCCGCGTCATCGCCGGAGGGCGGGTCGCGCTCCAGGTCGCGATCGCGACGCTTGCCGCGGCCCTCAGCGTCGGCCTCCTGCTCGGGCTGATCGCGGGCTACGGGCCGCGCTGGCTCGACAACGCGCTGCTCCTGCTGTTCGACGCGGTGCGCTCCTTCCCGATCATCATCTTCGCGCTGGCCGTGGTCACGCTGATCGGACCGAGCCTCTATACGGTCATCCTGGTCGTCGCCATCACCTCGATCCCCAACTATGCGCGCATCGTGCGCACCCAGACGCAGGCCATGCGCACAAACGAGTTCATCCTCGCCGAGCGCGCCATGGGGGCGGGGCCGGCCCGCATCCTCGCCATCCACATCCTGCCCAATGTGATCGGGCCCCTGCTCATCCTCGCCAGCATGGATGTGCCGCTGGTGATCTCCGTGGAGGCGGGGCTGAGCTTCCTCGGCATGGGGGTCAAACCGCCGACGCCGTCCTGGGGCACCATCCTCAATGACGGCTACAGCTATATCCGCAACTCGCCCTGGCCGGTGATCGCGGGCGGCATCCCGATCATCCTCGTGACCCTCGGCTTCACCTTCCTCGGCGAGGCCCTGCGCGACATCTTCGATCCCAAGCTCAGGAAGGACCTATGA
- a CDS encoding helix-turn-helix domain-containing protein codes for MTDEFARNLSYLCGYYPSIAEVCRRLHVNRQQFNKYLSGQVRPSRHNMRRICDFFGVTESEVMLEHPRFVEIISLRRRPVSTGALAGPLEHIEALYAQSGDLERYVGYYYRYFYAFSYPGYIIKSLARIFEKDGRYYWRNIERLQERGAQGPTTGKYAGAVFFLAERIFIVEYDQLLRNGITQVALYPSYHTKIDYLRGIQTGEPAKRGRKPAASLVLMEYLGTGIDIRKALLASGLFPGDSEAISPKIRGLITNRIPEGSFVLEAEET; via the coding sequence ATGACCGACGAATTCGCCCGAAATCTCAGCTATCTGTGCGGCTACTACCCGTCCATCGCGGAGGTCTGCCGCCGTCTCCATGTCAACCGTCAGCAGTTCAACAAGTATCTGAGCGGCCAGGTCCGGCCCTCGCGCCACAATATGCGCCGCATCTGCGATTTCTTCGGCGTCACGGAATCGGAGGTGATGCTCGAGCATCCGCGCTTCGTGGAGATCATCTCCCTGCGCCGCCGTCCGGTCTCGACCGGGGCGCTCGCCGGACCGCTGGAGCATATCGAGGCGCTCTATGCCCAATCGGGGGATCTGGAGCGGTATGTCGGCTACTATTACCGCTATTTCTACGCCTTCAGCTATCCGGGCTATATCATCAAGTCGCTCGCCCGGATATTCGAGAAGGACGGGCGCTATTACTGGCGCAATATCGAGCGGCTGCAGGAACGCGGCGCCCAGGGGCCGACGACGGGCAAATATGCCGGCGCGGTGTTCTTTCTCGCCGAGCGCATCTTCATCGTGGAATACGACCAGCTCCTCAGGAACGGAATCACCCAGGTCGCGCTCTATCCGAGCTATCACACCAAGATCGACTATCTGCGCGGCATCCAGACGGGAGAGCCGGCCAAGCGCGGCCGCAAGCCCGCCGCCTCGCTGGTGCTGATGGAATATCTCGGCACCGGTATCGACATCCGCAAGGCGCTGCTCGCCTCCGGACTGTTCCCCGGCGACAGCGAGGCCATCAGTCCGAAGATCCGCGGCCTCATCACCAACCGCATTCCCGAGGGCAGCTTCGTCCTGGAGGCGGAGGAGACATAG
- the thiQ gene encoding thiamine ABC transporter ATP-binding protein: MIALEDVTFRYEDMVMRFALAIGAGELAVVFGPSGAGKTTLLNLIAGFDRPDGGRIVIDGRDMAGVPPAERPVTTLFQDHNLFAHLSVEQNVGLGIHPGLKLSAGDRERVAAALEEVGLGGFGKRLPNQLSGGERQRVALARSIVRDRPVLLLDEPFAALGPAQRGRMTALVERLRTDRGLTVMMVSHQLEEARELTGRAVFVQDGTILCEGTIREFLAAPPLPEIADYLG, encoded by the coding sequence ATGATCGCGCTTGAGGACGTCACCTTCCGCTACGAGGACATGGTGATGCGCTTCGCCCTCGCCATCGGGGCGGGCGAGCTCGCCGTCGTCTTCGGGCCGAGCGGCGCCGGCAAGACCACACTCCTGAACCTGATCGCGGGCTTCGACCGGCCGGATGGCGGACGGATCGTCATAGACGGGCGCGACATGGCCGGCGTGCCGCCCGCCGAGCGCCCGGTCACGACCCTGTTCCAGGACCACAATCTGTTCGCCCATCTGAGCGTCGAGCAGAATGTCGGCCTCGGTATCCATCCGGGCCTGAAGCTCTCGGCCGGCGACCGCGAGCGGGTTGCCGCCGCGCTGGAGGAGGTCGGCCTCGGCGGCTTCGGCAAGCGGCTTCCCAACCAGCTCTCCGGCGGCGAACGCCAGCGCGTGGCACTCGCCCGCTCCATCGTGCGCGACCGGCCGGTGCTCCTGCTCGACGAACCCTTCGCCGCGCTCGGCCCCGCCCAGCGTGGGCGCATGACGGCATTGGTGGAGCGGCTGCGCACTGACAGGGGCCTCACCGTCATGATGGTCAGCCACCAGCTCGAGGAGGCGCGCGAGCTGACCGGGCGGGCGGTCTTCGTGCAGGACGGCACGATCCTGTGCGAAGGCACGATCCGCGAGTTCCTGGCCGCGCCACCCCTGCCGGAGATCGCCGATTATCTGGGTTGA
- a CDS encoding CocE/NonD family hydrolase: MRTVAKFPHEIREIEHTEIVLPDGCRLAARIWLPADAEEAPVPAILEYLPYRKNDLTAKRDATMHPYTAGHGYACVRVDMRGAGESDGVLHDEYLEQELRDGVDVIAWIAEQPWCDGNVGMKGISWGGFNGLQVAALQPPALKAVITLCSTDDRYADDVHYMGGCHLIENISWASIMLARNSLPPDPRLVGERWRDMWIERLKGSGLWLEHWLGHQRRDAFWQHGSVCEDIGRIECPVYAVGGWADGYTNTVFRLLESLEVPVKGLVGPWAHTYPHIGAPGPAIGWLQEELRWWDYWLKGRDTGIMDEPRLRAWMQEAVEPKTWYESRAGRWIAEPGWPSADIRWTPFALDAGGRLAGQGEEATDGALAVSSPLSVGQHGGKWCSYALPGDQPADQNTDDIGSLVFETAPLDAPMEILGAPVATLELESDKPVATVALRLSTVAPDGAATRFTYTVLNLTHRASHEAPEPLEPGKRYTIEIPLNNIGQQVPAGHRLRLSISTTYWPIVWPAPEPVTLTVHTGASSLRLPVRPARAEDKALQPFGEVEHAPALPITEIAPPDAYWRVTHDLANDAHLVEIGDGYGTIRFDNIDLTLAMNGVERYGYSDGDYGSVTGEARWEAALSRGDWSMRTVTETTLTSDRDTFRIVARMQAFEGDELAYEQSWDRTIPRDLV; the protein is encoded by the coding sequence ATGAGGACAGTCGCGAAATTCCCCCACGAAATCCGCGAGATCGAACACACCGAGATCGTCCTGCCGGACGGCTGCCGGCTGGCAGCGCGCATCTGGCTACCCGCCGATGCGGAGGAGGCGCCGGTTCCGGCCATCCTCGAATATCTGCCCTATCGCAAGAACGACCTGACCGCCAAGCGCGACGCGACCATGCATCCCTATACGGCGGGCCACGGCTATGCCTGCGTGCGCGTCGACATGCGCGGAGCGGGCGAATCGGACGGCGTCCTCCACGACGAATATCTCGAGCAGGAGCTCAGGGACGGCGTGGACGTGATCGCCTGGATCGCCGAACAGCCCTGGTGCGACGGCAATGTCGGCATGAAGGGCATCTCCTGGGGCGGCTTCAACGGCCTGCAGGTCGCAGCGCTGCAGCCGCCGGCTCTGAAGGCCGTCATCACGCTGTGCTCCACCGACGACCGCTATGCCGACGACGTCCATTACATGGGCGGCTGCCACCTGATCGAGAACATCTCCTGGGCCTCGATCATGCTGGCCCGCAACTCGCTGCCGCCCGATCCGCGCCTCGTGGGCGAGCGCTGGCGCGACATGTGGATCGAGAGGCTGAAGGGCAGCGGACTGTGGCTCGAGCACTGGCTCGGCCACCAGCGCCGCGACGCCTTCTGGCAGCACGGCTCGGTGTGCGAGGATATCGGCCGGATCGAGTGCCCCGTCTATGCGGTCGGCGGCTGGGCCGACGGCTATACCAACACCGTCTTCCGCCTGCTGGAGAGCCTCGAAGTGCCGGTCAAGGGCCTCGTCGGCCCCTGGGCGCACACCTATCCCCATATCGGCGCCCCCGGCCCCGCCATCGGCTGGCTCCAGGAGGAACTGCGCTGGTGGGACTACTGGCTGAAGGGCCGCGACACGGGCATCATGGACGAGCCGCGCTTGCGCGCCTGGATGCAGGAGGCCGTCGAGCCGAAGACCTGGTATGAGAGCCGCGCCGGCCGCTGGATCGCCGAGCCGGGCTGGCCGTCGGCAGATATCCGCTGGACCCCCTTCGCGCTCGATGCCGGCGGCAGGCTCGCCGGCCAGGGCGAGGAGGCCACGGACGGCGCGCTCGCCGTCTCCTCGCCGCTGAGCGTCGGCCAGCATGGCGGCAAATGGTGCTCCTATGCCCTGCCCGGCGACCAGCCGGCCGACCAGAACACCGACGATATCGGCAGCCTCGTCTTCGAGACCGCGCCGCTCGACGCCCCGATGGAGATCCTCGGCGCTCCGGTCGCGACGCTGGAGCTCGAGAGCGACAAGCCGGTCGCCACGGTGGCGCTCAGGCTCAGCACGGTCGCACCCGACGGCGCGGCGACACGGTTCACCTACACCGTGCTGAACCTCACCCATCGCGCAAGCCACGAAGCGCCGGAGCCCCTGGAGCCCGGCAAGCGCTACACGATCGAGATCCCGCTCAACAATATCGGCCAGCAGGTCCCCGCCGGCCACAGGCTGAGGCTGTCGATCTCGACCACCTACTGGCCGATCGTCTGGCCGGCGCCGGAGCCCGTCACGCTGACGGTACACACGGGCGCCTCCTCGCTCCGCCTTCCCGTGCGGCCCGCGCGCGCGGAAGACAAGGCGCTCCAGCCCTTCGGGGAGGTCGAGCACGCCCCGGCGCTCCCCATCACCGAGATCGCACCGCCGGACGCCTATTGGCGCGTCACCCACGACCTCGCCAACGATGCCCATCTCGTGGAGATCGGCGACGGATACGGCACGATCCGCTTCGACAATATCGACCTCACCCTCGCCATGAACGGCGTGGAACGCTACGGCTACAGCGATGGCGATTACGGGTCGGTGACGGGCGAAGCGCGCTGGGAGGCGGCCCTTTCGCGCGGCGACTGGTCGATGAGGACCGTCACCGAGACGACCCTGACGTCGGACCGGGACACCTTCCGCATCGTGGCCAGAATGCAGGCCTTCGAGGGCGACGAGCTCGCCTATGAGCAGAGCTGGGACCGGACCATCCCGCGCGATCTCGTCTAG
- a CDS encoding ABC transporter substrate-binding protein: protein MSRHTRSSIRTIAVPRRTVLKGIAGAGAMATTLPITRAIWAAEGKTLRARNYADIDKLDPGFYQNAYNVDVMNCIYSKLIHYKPGHEWAWELQAAESIEQVDDTHIRFRLRKGIMFTDGYGEMTAEDVKFSFERVIEFDSPVKGDWGPLDHVEVEDDHTGVIVLKSPFQPLWNITLPFGCGHIVSKKAVMEKTGDGGDFGMEPPCFSGPYVLAEWKPDQYVRLTRNPDYAGPDKPGFDEIRILPMDDEKTAEIAYEAGDIDFTQVSLASLGNYKQDMPDDTTIDEYPSLYYAWVGMNVDHPKLKDINVRKAIQWAINVPQIMDAAYFGEAKPATGLIAPGLIGHREKALVPPEGDLDTARDYLAKAGLDSLDVAIDVLNASQWKTMAEVIQAQLAQIGVNLDIRVQDSGSFWTMGMESEGERWKDLQLIINRFSMVPDPYYATEWFTCEQVGVWNWERFCNERFDTLHEEAVAISDPEKRGAMYREMQDLMEDSGAYRFLTHEAAPMMYRTSLVKPALRPDGRPLYRFFETA, encoded by the coding sequence ATGTCGAGACACACCCGTTCATCCATCAGGACCATCGCCGTGCCGAGGCGCACGGTGCTGAAGGGCATCGCCGGCGCGGGCGCCATGGCCACCACCCTGCCCATCACCCGCGCGATCTGGGCGGCGGAGGGCAAGACCCTGCGCGCCCGCAACTATGCGGACATCGACAAGCTCGACCCCGGCTTCTACCAGAACGCCTACAATGTCGACGTCATGAACTGCATCTACTCCAAGCTCATCCACTACAAGCCCGGCCACGAATGGGCCTGGGAGCTTCAGGCGGCGGAGTCCATCGAACAGGTCGACGACACCCATATCCGCTTCCGCTTGCGCAAGGGGATCATGTTCACTGACGGCTATGGCGAGATGACGGCGGAGGACGTGAAGTTCTCCTTCGAGCGCGTCATCGAGTTCGATTCCCCCGTCAAGGGCGACTGGGGCCCGCTCGACCATGTCGAGGTGGAGGACGACCATACCGGCGTCATCGTCCTCAAATCGCCCTTCCAGCCGCTCTGGAACATCACCCTGCCCTTCGGCTGCGGCCACATCGTGTCCAAGAAGGCGGTAATGGAGAAGACCGGGGACGGCGGCGATTTCGGCATGGAGCCGCCCTGCTTCTCCGGGCCTTACGTGCTGGCGGAATGGAAGCCGGACCAGTATGTGCGCCTGACGCGCAACCCCGATTATGCGGGCCCCGACAAGCCGGGTTTCGACGAGATCCGCATCCTGCCGATGGACGACGAGAAGACCGCCGAGATCGCCTATGAGGCCGGCGACATCGACTTCACGCAGGTGAGCCTCGCCTCGCTCGGCAACTACAAGCAGGACATGCCCGACGACACCACGATCGACGAATATCCCTCGCTCTACTATGCCTGGGTCGGCATGAACGTCGATCACCCCAAGCTCAAGGACATCAATGTCCGCAAGGCGATCCAGTGGGCGATCAACGTGCCGCAGATCATGGACGCGGCCTATTTCGGCGAGGCCAAGCCCGCCACCGGCCTCATCGCGCCGGGCCTTATCGGCCATCGCGAGAAGGCGCTTGTCCCGCCGGAGGGCGATCTCGACACGGCGCGGGATTACCTCGCCAAGGCCGGGCTCGACAGCCTCGATGTCGCCATCGACGTGCTGAACGCCTCCCAGTGGAAGACCATGGCGGAGGTGATCCAGGCCCAGCTCGCCCAGATCGGCGTCAATCTCGACATCCGGGTGCAGGATTCGGGCTCGTTCTGGACCATGGGCATGGAAAGCGAGGGCGAGCGCTGGAAGGACCTCCAGCTCATCATCAACCGCTTCTCCATGGTTCCGGACCCCTACTACGCCACGGAGTGGTTCACCTGCGAGCAGGTCGGCGTGTGGAACTGGGAGCGGTTCTGCAACGAGCGCTTCGACACGCTGCACGAGGAGGCCGTGGCCATCTCCGATCCGGAGAAGCGCGGCGCCATGTATCGCGAGATGCAGGACCTCATGGAGGACTCCGGCGCCTATCGCTTCCTCACCCACGAGGCCGCCCCGATGATGTATCGCACGAGCCTCGTGAAGCCCGCGCTGCGCCCCGACGGCCGCCCGCTCTACCGCTTCTTCGAGACGGCATGA
- the thiP gene encoding thiamine/thiamine pyrophosphate ABC transporter permease, with protein sequence MALAFRLLPGALSALVLALVIGGALGGVLSVAGRIDMAALLGDAYVLGILRFTVWQAFLSAALSVVIAIPVARALVRRQRFPGRALLIRLLGLPMVIPTIVGVLGLVAVYGRSGAINDLLAMAGTGARLDIYGLGGILIAHVFFNMPFATRLLLQGWAGIPGESFRLASQLGMTGGQIFRLIEWPMLRQIAPGVAGLVFLICFTSFSIVLVLGGGPPNATLEVAIYQALRFDFDLARVVAFGVLQVGLCALIVGAGHRLARSVPVELGLARDMPRPDLAAPAGRIGDAAAIAFAALMVLLPLAAIVASGVSGDAWGAATRAPLWFAALRSLAVGLCAGLLSCLIGAGLVLTARELGVRYRRPGLATAIELGGSLILVVPPFVIGAGLFILVQPVADVFAIGLVFVVIVNALMGLPFALRILMPPAMEVHERHLRLADGLGITGLTRLRLVDWPLLRRPLGLALALTTALSLGDFGVIALFGTRHNQTLPYLLYQQMGSYRMADAATTALILVGLCLALFIVIERGIGGRGHDRA encoded by the coding sequence ATGGCCCTAGCCTTCCGTCTTCTGCCCGGCGCCCTGTCCGCGCTCGTCCTTGCGCTGGTGATCGGCGGCGCGCTCGGCGGCGTCCTGTCGGTCGCCGGACGCATCGACATGGCCGCGCTGCTCGGCGACGCCTATGTGCTCGGCATATTGCGCTTCACGGTCTGGCAGGCCTTCCTCTCCGCGGCGCTCAGCGTCGTCATCGCCATCCCCGTGGCGCGCGCCCTCGTGCGGCGCCAGCGATTTCCGGGCCGCGCCCTGCTGATCCGCCTTCTCGGCCTGCCCATGGTCATCCCCACCATTGTCGGCGTCCTGGGCCTCGTCGCCGTCTATGGCCGGTCCGGCGCGATCAACGACCTCCTGGCGATGGCCGGCACCGGGGCCCGGCTCGACATATACGGCCTCGGCGGCATTCTCATCGCCCATGTCTTCTTCAACATGCCGTTCGCCACGCGCCTCCTGCTTCAGGGCTGGGCGGGCATACCCGGCGAGAGCTTCAGGCTCGCAAGCCAGCTCGGCATGACCGGCGGCCAGATCTTCCGGCTGATCGAATGGCCCATGCTGCGCCAGATCGCGCCAGGGGTGGCGGGGCTCGTCTTCCTCATCTGCTTCACGAGCTTCTCCATCGTCCTCGTGCTCGGCGGCGGACCGCCCAACGCGACGCTGGAGGTCGCGATCTACCAGGCGCTGAGATTCGACTTCGACCTCGCCCGGGTCGTCGCCTTCGGCGTCCTGCAGGTCGGGCTGTGCGCCCTGATCGTCGGTGCCGGGCACCGTCTCGCACGGTCGGTGCCCGTGGAACTCGGCCTCGCGCGCGACATGCCGCGGCCGGACCTTGCCGCCCCCGCGGGGCGGATCGGCGATGCCGCGGCCATCGCCTTCGCCGCGCTCATGGTGCTGCTTCCGCTCGCGGCCATCGTCGCCTCCGGCGTCTCCGGCGACGCGTGGGGCGCGGCCACGCGGGCGCCCCTGTGGTTCGCCGCCCTCAGGAGCCTTGCCGTCGGTCTCTGCGCCGGCCTCCTCTCCTGCCTCATCGGCGCAGGGCTCGTGCTCACCGCGCGCGAGCTCGGCGTGCGCTACCGCCGGCCGGGGCTGGCAACGGCCATCGAGCTCGGCGGCAGCCTCATCCTCGTCGTGCCGCCCTTCGTGATCGGCGCCGGCCTCTTCATCCTGGTGCAGCCGGTGGCCGACGTCTTCGCCATCGGCCTCGTCTTCGTCGTGATCGTCAACGCGCTGATGGGCCTGCCGTTTGCGCTGCGCATCCTCATGCCGCCGGCCATGGAGGTCCATGAGCGCCATCTACGGCTCGCCGACGGGCTGGGGATCACGGGGCTGACGCGGCTGCGCCTCGTCGACTGGCCGCTCCTGAGAAGGCCGCTCGGGCTAGCACTCGCGCTGACCACCGCCCTGTCGCTCGGCGATTTCGGCGTGATCGCGCTCTTCGGCACGCGCCACAACCAGACCCTGCCCTATCTTCTCTACCAGCAGATGGGCAGCTACCGTATGGCCGATGCCGCGACGACGGCGCTGATCCTCGTCGGGCTGTGCCTTGCATTGTTCATCGTCATCGAACGGGGGATCGGCGGCCGTGGCCATGATCGCGCTTGA
- the thiB gene encoding thiamine ABC transporter substrate binding subunit, with protein sequence MRTTGRLAAALIALGLAAGAAPAQAEDRPTLTVYTYDSFVAEWGPGPKIEPLFEAECGCDLDFVGVEDGVALLSRLRLEGARSSADIVLGLDTNLVAEARATGLLASHGLKVEAPMLPGGWDDTTFVPYDWSYFAFVYDSEALKTPPASLHALVEDSDAEILIEDPRTSTPGLGLLLWMKKVYGDGAADAWEALRPRIVTVSTGWSEAYGLFKQGEAPMVFSYTTSPAYHIIAEGTERYKAAIFEEGHYMQVEVAAMLKGSDQPKLARQFLSFLLSDAVQAILPTTNWMYPVIAPKDGLPEAFAAPLDPAKALVYSPDEVAEHRDGWIREWLSAMSR encoded by the coding sequence ATGCGGACGACCGGACGCCTCGCCGCCGCCCTGATCGCGCTTGGCCTCGCCGCCGGCGCCGCGCCGGCACAGGCCGAGGACCGGCCGACCCTCACCGTCTACACCTACGATTCCTTCGTCGCCGAATGGGGTCCGGGCCCGAAGATCGAACCGCTGTTCGAGGCGGAATGCGGCTGCGATCTCGACTTCGTCGGCGTGGAGGACGGCGTCGCGCTGCTGAGCCGGCTGCGGCTGGAGGGCGCACGCAGCAGCGCCGACATCGTGCTCGGGCTCGACACCAATCTCGTCGCGGAGGCCAGGGCCACCGGCCTCCTCGCATCCCACGGCCTCAAGGTCGAGGCGCCGATGCTGCCCGGTGGCTGGGACGACACCACCTTCGTTCCCTATGACTGGAGCTATTTCGCCTTCGTCTATGACAGCGAGGCGCTGAAGACCCCGCCGGCCAGCCTGCATGCGCTGGTGGAGGACAGCGACGCGGAGATCCTGATCGAGGATCCGCGCACCAGTACGCCGGGGCTCGGCCTGCTCCTGTGGATGAAGAAGGTCTATGGCGACGGCGCCGCCGACGCCTGGGAGGCCCTGCGTCCGCGCATCGTCACCGTCAGCACGGGCTGGAGCGAGGCCTACGGCCTCTTCAAGCAGGGCGAGGCGCCGATGGTCTTCAGCTACACGACCTCGCCCGCCTATCACATCATCGCGGAGGGCACGGAGCGCTACAAGGCCGCGATCTTCGAGGAAGGCCACTACATGCAGGTCGAGGTCGCCGCCATGCTGAAGGGCTCCGACCAGCCGAAGCTCGCCAGGCAGTTCCTGTCCTTCCTCCTGTCGGATGCGGTGCAGGCCATATTGCCCACGACCAACTGGATGTATCCCGTCATCGCGCCGAAGGACGGGCTTCCCGAAGCCTTCGCAGCGCCGCTCGACCCGGCTAAGGCGCTCGTCTATTCCCCCGACGAGGTCGCAGAGCACCGCGACGGGTGGATCAGGGAATGGCTCTCCGCCATGAGCCGCTGA
- a CDS encoding fructosamine kinase family protein produces the protein MPLPPASETAVDRALAGRIETALATRALAARPLAGGSTVAVLAVDLADGTTVVAKWGDGMQELEAWMLAELARRSDLPLPAVRHVEPGLLLLDHVPHEAGLPGPDVWRHAADLLAALHAIPQPRFGLGRDTAIGRLAQPNPQGESWVAFFRDHRLLHMAREGHREGTVGADLLRRLEALAGRLEQWLDEPAHPALLHGDVWPGNMLHRAGRLAALIDPAISCGHPELEMAYPTMFAGYDPAFLARYGEHRPIDPGFFEIRREIYLIYPRLVHVRYWDTAYAGPILATLDRLGL, from the coding sequence ATGCCGCTCCCCCCAGCATCCGAAACGGCTGTCGACCGCGCGCTCGCCGGGCGCATCGAGACCGCGCTGGCCACCCGCGCGCTCGCCGCGCGCCCGCTCGCCGGCGGGTCCACCGTCGCGGTGCTGGCGGTCGATCTCGCCGACGGCACGACGGTCGTCGCCAAATGGGGCGACGGCATGCAGGAGCTGGAGGCCTGGATGCTCGCCGAGCTCGCCCGCCGGAGCGACCTGCCATTGCCCGCGGTGCGCCATGTCGAGCCGGGACTCCTGCTTCTCGACCATGTGCCCCACGAGGCCGGGCTGCCGGGCCCGGATGTCTGGCGCCATGCGGCCGACCTGCTCGCCGCGCTCCACGCCATCCCGCAGCCCCGCTTCGGCTTGGGGCGCGACACCGCCATCGGCCGCCTCGCCCAGCCCAACCCGCAAGGCGAGAGCTGGGTCGCCTTCTTCCGCGATCACCGGCTCCTGCACATGGCGCGCGAGGGCCACCGCGAGGGCACGGTCGGCGCCGACCTCCTGAGGCGGCTCGAAGCCCTTGCCGGCCGTCTCGAGCAGTGGCTCGACGAGCCCGCCCACCCGGCTCTCCTCCATGGCGATGTCTGGCCGGGCAACATGCTCCATCGCGCGGGCCGCCTCGCCGCCCTCATCGACCCGGCCATCTCCTGCGGGCACCCCGAGCTGGAGATGGCCTATCCGACCATGTTCGCCGGCTACGATCCAGCCTTTCTCGCACGCTATGGCGAACACCGCCCAATCGATCCGGGCTTCTTCGAGATCCGCCGCGAGATCTACCTCATCTATCCCCGCCTCGTTCACGTACGCTACTGGGACACGGCCTATGCGGGCCCGATCCTGGCGACGCTCGACCGGCTGGGCCTTTGA